A window of the Candidatus Hydrogenedentota bacterium genome harbors these coding sequences:
- a CDS encoding Gfo/Idh/MocA family oxidoreductase: MRDMARRTFLGAAVAAAAANLAAAQEGAGSPPARIGIIGTGSRGQSLLGTLLSLPSVDVPAVCDVDPAAADAAAALLAAAGRPAPEKYTGGPEDYRRLLARDDLDAVIIATPWDSHAAMAVDTMRAGKYAGVEVPAALTVDECWALVNTSAETGVPCMMLENWSFRRDNLALLQMRRAGLFGHPVHAHCAYAHDCVEWFCTPDGKQSWRGAFLEKRNCDQYPTHSLGPVLSWLDIGCGDMFASLTSTATGAFGINAHFARKQGPDHPNAARKIMQGDVVTTVIRTHGGKTIVVNNDMTLPRPYDNRWVLQGTLGIYDQHRTSVYLEGRSPVSHEWEPFEPYEKEFDHPWWREMGEAALQAGHAGTDYLVLAFFAKAVREKSAPPLDACDAALMSCVVGLSEQSIARGSAPVECPDFTKGAWKTRKPYFGVVEGA, translated from the coding sequence ATGAGAGACATGGCGCGCAGAACGTTTCTGGGGGCGGCCGTGGCGGCCGCCGCCGCCAACCTGGCCGCGGCGCAGGAGGGCGCGGGGAGCCCCCCCGCGCGCATCGGCATCATCGGCACAGGCAGCCGCGGGCAGAGCCTGCTGGGAACCCTGCTCTCTTTGCCGTCCGTGGACGTCCCGGCGGTGTGCGACGTGGACCCCGCCGCCGCCGACGCCGCCGCGGCCCTGCTGGCCGCCGCGGGGCGCCCCGCCCCAGAGAAGTACACCGGCGGACCGGAGGACTACCGGCGGTTGCTGGCGCGGGACGATCTCGATGCGGTGATCATCGCGACGCCCTGGGACTCCCACGCCGCCATGGCGGTGGACACGATGCGGGCGGGGAAGTACGCGGGGGTCGAGGTGCCCGCGGCACTCACGGTGGACGAGTGCTGGGCGCTGGTGAACACCAGCGCGGAGACGGGCGTCCCCTGCATGATGCTGGAGAACTGGTCGTTCCGCCGGGACAACCTGGCCCTGCTCCAGATGCGCCGCGCGGGCCTCTTCGGCCACCCGGTCCACGCGCACTGCGCCTACGCCCACGACTGCGTGGAGTGGTTCTGCACGCCGGACGGAAAACAGTCCTGGCGGGGCGCCTTTCTGGAGAAACGGAACTGCGACCAGTACCCCACGCACAGCCTGGGCCCCGTGCTGAGCTGGCTGGACATCGGCTGCGGCGACATGTTCGCCTCCCTCACCTCCACAGCGACAGGCGCCTTCGGCATCAACGCGCATTTCGCGCGGAAGCAGGGCCCGGACCACCCCAACGCCGCGCGGAAGATCATGCAGGGCGACGTGGTCACCACCGTCATCCGCACGCACGGGGGGAAGACGATTGTTGTAAACAACGACATGACCCTGCCGCGCCCCTACGACAACCGCTGGGTGCTCCAGGGAACCCTCGGCATCTACGACCAGCACCGGACCTCGGTCTACCTGGAGGGAAGAAGCCCCGTGTCCCACGAGTGGGAGCCCTTCGAGCCCTACGAAAAGGAGTTTGACCATCCCTGGTGGCGGGAAATGGGGGAGGCCGCCCTGCAGGCGGGCCACGCGGGCACCGACTACCTGGTGCTGGCCTTTTTCGCAAAAGCCGTCCGCGAAAAAAGCGCGCCCCCGCTGGACGCGTGCGACGCCGCCCTGATGAGCTGTGTGGTCGGACTCTCGGAGCAGAGCATCGCGCGCGGGTCCGCCCCCGTGGAATGCCCCGACTTCACCAAAGGGGCCTGGAAAACCCGGAAGCCGTACTTCGGCGTGGTGGAGGGCGCCTAG
- a CDS encoding tetratricopeptide repeat protein — protein sequence MAELTQCPFCGKEAPAGNRNCPHCGGPLKQGAIAPSPGKQCPNCRAEVQGGDIICVACGTNLLTGQRVAATGEKKDRGARSPFPVMAVLKWLAVGVCVTALVAGLVLGAAWLLGDPVAKARSQAAAGNIPEALATVQKAVESRPNSRDARILQGKLLMQAGQPARAADAFEAALKLDAKDPAPGYLAVLAAAKMGGEEGLRRQIAALRELVQLHPGEQKAWRLLVTALGAAHDYGNQVSAIYDAGSAGMATGISMGVMPGVARALGNDLPAAEKALRELAAAAPDNGDAHAALGLVLSLQGQGEQAAQALQASLDKNPTAPGRVRFLLSLYQLRNGAYEQALSLLRQARKDIPEDSRVAFFFALALQQAGLGDEALTEFERVSSGSGPYAAEAAVQMATLLLKTDNVDRAAAAMRRASEQGLASARMMTIQGIIHAKQENPGEAENAYRRAIQADPDYAAAHLELGLLQVGRNALDEGVRELERFLELRRAAGSDGNVNEIEVLVSQLKQTMQAS from the coding sequence GTGGCTGAATTGACACAGTGTCCATTTTGCGGAAAAGAGGCGCCGGCGGGAAACCGCAACTGTCCCCATTGCGGGGGGCCCCTGAAGCAGGGGGCCATCGCCCCCTCCCCCGGAAAGCAATGCCCCAACTGCCGCGCCGAGGTGCAGGGGGGGGACATTATCTGCGTGGCCTGCGGCACGAATCTGCTCACGGGCCAGCGCGTGGCGGCCACGGGGGAGAAAAAGGACCGGGGCGCCAGGTCCCCCTTCCCGGTGATGGCCGTGCTGAAGTGGCTGGCTGTCGGGGTCTGCGTGACGGCACTGGTGGCCGGACTGGTACTGGGCGCCGCGTGGCTGCTGGGGGACCCCGTGGCCAAGGCGCGGTCGCAGGCGGCGGCGGGGAACATTCCCGAGGCGCTCGCCACGGTGCAGAAGGCGGTGGAGAGCCGGCCCAACAGCCGGGACGCCCGGATTCTTCAGGGAAAACTGCTGATGCAGGCGGGGCAGCCCGCGCGGGCCGCCGACGCGTTTGAGGCCGCCCTCAAGCTGGACGCGAAGGACCCGGCGCCGGGGTATCTGGCGGTGCTGGCCGCGGCCAAGATGGGCGGGGAAGAGGGGCTGCGCCGGCAGATCGCCGCGCTGCGGGAACTGGTCCAGCTGCACCCCGGCGAGCAGAAGGCCTGGCGCCTGCTGGTCACGGCGCTCGGCGCGGCGCACGACTACGGGAACCAGGTGTCTGCCATCTATGACGCGGGCTCCGCGGGAATGGCCACAGGCATTTCCATGGGCGTGATGCCGGGGGTGGCCCGGGCCCTGGGGAACGACCTGCCGGCCGCCGAGAAGGCTCTGCGCGAGCTGGCGGCCGCCGCGCCGGACAACGGGGACGCCCACGCGGCGCTCGGTCTGGTGCTCAGTCTCCAGGGGCAGGGCGAACAGGCGGCGCAGGCGCTGCAGGCGTCGCTGGACAAGAACCCCACGGCGCCCGGCCGGGTGCGGTTCCTGCTGTCCCTGTACCAGCTTCGCAACGGGGCCTATGAGCAGGCCCTTTCGCTGCTCCGGCAGGCCCGAAAGGATATTCCCGAGGATTCCCGCGTGGCGTTTTTCTTCGCCCTCGCCCTCCAGCAGGCGGGGCTGGGCGATGAGGCGCTCACGGAGTTTGAGCGCGTGTCGTCCGGGTCCGGGCCGTACGCGGCGGAGGCCGCCGTCCAGATGGCCACCCTCCTGCTCAAGACGGACAACGTGGACCGGGCGGCGGCCGCGATGCGGCGCGCCTCGGAGCAGGGCCTTGCATCGGCCCGCATGATGACCATCCAGGGCATTATCCACGCGAAACAGGAGAATCCCGGCGAGGCGGAGAACGCCTACCGCCGCGCCATCCAGGCCGATCCGGACTATGCGGCGGCGCATCTGGAACTGGGCCTCCTGCAGGTGGGGCGGAACGCCCTGGACGAGGGGGTCCGCGAGCTGGAGCGCTTTCTGGAGCTTCGGCGGGCGGCCGGGTCGGACGGGAATGTGAATGAGATCGAAGTGCTGGTCAGCCAGTTGAAGCAGACGATGCAGGCTTCCTGA
- a CDS encoding leucyl/phenylalanyl-tRNA--protein transferase produces the protein MTLYRLSLRSLRFPPAEHADGDGLLAVGGDLSPERLLEAYRRGIFPWYSEDTPILWWSPDPRLVFFPGRVHVSRRLARTLRSGRFEVTVDTAFAEVIRACAETPREGQDGTWILPEMAAAYIRLHEEGHAHSIECRENGALVGGLYGISIGGCFFAESMFHLARDASKAALAALSALCLRRGHTLIDAQMPTAHLASMGGVVMPRREYLGRVRAATAEPAAAGAWVLPPDWVAAAGVRE, from the coding sequence ATGACCCTCTACCGCCTCTCCCTGCGCTCCCTGCGGTTTCCCCCAGCCGAACATGCGGACGGGGACGGCCTCCTGGCAGTGGGCGGGGATCTCAGCCCGGAAAGGCTGTTGGAGGCGTACCGCCGCGGCATCTTCCCCTGGTACAGCGAGGACACGCCCATCCTCTGGTGGTCGCCCGACCCGCGCCTGGTTTTCTTTCCCGGCCGGGTACATGTGTCCCGGCGGCTGGCGCGCACCCTGCGTTCGGGCCGCTTCGAGGTGACGGTGGACACGGCCTTCGCCGAGGTGATCCGCGCCTGCGCCGAGACGCCCCGGGAAGGGCAGGACGGGACGTGGATCCTTCCGGAGATGGCCGCAGCCTACATCCGGCTCCATGAGGAGGGGCACGCGCATTCCATCGAGTGCCGCGAGAACGGCGCGCTGGTGGGCGGACTCTACGGCATCTCCATCGGGGGGTGCTTCTTCGCGGAATCCATGTTCCACCTGGCACGCGACGCGAGCAAGGCGGCGCTCGCGGCGCTCTCGGCGCTGTGCCTGCGGAGGGGGCACACCCTGATTGACGCGCAGATGCCGACGGCCCATCTGGCGTCCATGGGCGGGGTGGTCATGCCGCGGCGGGAATACCTGGGGCGGGTGCGCGCCGCGACCGCCGAACCGGCCGCGGCGGGGGCCTGGGTTCTGCCCCCGGACTGGGTGGCCGCGGCGGGGGTCAGGGAATAG
- the hemW gene encoding radical SAM family heme chaperone HemW — protein sequence MFGVYIHIPFCRTKCPYCDFVSLPVKGDPPDAFVEALCREIMAFDGPDRADTLFFGGGTPSLVPPAGLERVLDAVARRFLVAPDAEITLEANPDDVTADKVSAWRGLGFNRLSLGVQSFDDRVLAWLGRRHDAEGARRAVARTAAVFDNWSMDLIFGGRPHDAWGETLRETAALAPPHVSAYGLTFEEGTPFAARRDQAVDEDTALALYRAARRALAAHDRYEISNFCLSGRACRHNLVYWRNGEYAGFGPGAYCFTGGVRAQNPSDLDGYLRAPGEKSEALALTPPEIKVETLIQHFRLREGLTADSYRERFGASLEADFGAVLAGLKGRGLLEWDGRAARPTVAGFELNNEIGLALVGEGAE from the coding sequence ATGTTCGGTGTCTACATACACATTCCCTTCTGCAGGACGAAGTGCCCCTACTGCGATTTCGTGAGCCTGCCGGTGAAAGGCGACCCGCCGGATGCGTTCGTGGAGGCGCTGTGCCGCGAAATCATGGCGTTTGACGGGCCCGACCGGGCGGACACCCTCTTCTTCGGCGGGGGAACCCCCTCCCTGGTCCCGCCCGCCGGCTTGGAGCGCGTGCTGGACGCCGTGGCGCGCCGCTTCCTTGTCGCGCCCGACGCCGAAATCACCCTGGAGGCCAACCCCGACGACGTGACGGCGGACAAGGTCTCCGCCTGGCGGGGGCTGGGCTTCAACCGCCTGAGCCTGGGGGTGCAGAGTTTTGACGACCGGGTGCTCGCCTGGCTCGGACGGCGCCATGACGCGGAAGGCGCGCGCCGGGCCGTCGCGCGGACGGCGGCGGTGTTCGACAACTGGAGCATGGACCTCATCTTCGGCGGCAGGCCGCATGACGCGTGGGGGGAAACCCTGCGGGAGACGGCAGCCCTGGCCCCGCCCCATGTGTCGGCCTACGGCCTGACCTTTGAGGAGGGCACGCCCTTCGCCGCGCGGCGGGACCAGGCGGTGGACGAGGACACCGCCCTGGCCCTCTACCGGGCGGCGCGCCGGGCGCTGGCGGCCCATGACCGCTATGAAATCTCCAACTTCTGCCTGTCCGGCCGGGCCTGCCGCCATAATCTTGTCTACTGGCGCAACGGGGAGTACGCGGGGTTCGGCCCGGGGGCGTACTGTTTCACTGGAGGGGTGCGGGCGCAGAATCCGTCGGACTTGGACGGGTATCTGCGCGCTCCCGGAGAAAAGTCCGAAGCGCTGGCGCTGACGCCTCCGGAAATCAAAGTGGAGACCCTGATCCAGCATTTCCGGCTGCGGGAGGGGCTGACGGCGGACAGCTACCGGGAACGCTTTGGCGCGTCCCTGGAGGCGGATTTCGGCGCGGTGCTGGCGGGCCTGAAGGGAAGGGGGCTCCTGGAATGGGACGGGCGCGCCGCGCGCCCCACCGTTGCGGGCTTCGAGCTGAACAACGAGATCGGGCTGGCGCTGGTGGGGGAGGGGGCGGAATGA
- the lepB gene encoding signal peptidase I, whose translation MKKEKSEKRKPGGAEPERERVFVPAWMTYAGVAAVAAGLWLMQRGNTGVPGTSEGMWYSGAVVTALGAVGWLTAGMTWRQTVEWTRGGLIALALALAFRWAVAEPYRIPSGSMETTLLGDPGFGKGDRVWVNKWVYGIRVPFMNKRLYYGSPPQRWDIVVFKTVEKDAVFKTLVKRIVGMPGERIQIRNGTVYADGKPLTPPPGMPEDLFYTAPFEGRYGVLPGDEYSMVPEGHYLLLGDNSAHSRDGRWFGWVPNEHLVGRVACIWWPPPRWRDFTGFSGTLWWRVSATLVVLLTLVRLLVGRPVTAPTAGGGQRWRFALALAYGFRVPLSRLWLLRWARPRRGDLVLASAVADKSQEVSFTGWVAALPGERVALEDGRLLVNGKERPLPVPALTAEDAAAAPYGRLRAPEYAQVPEGHYFLLAPVKAGEQGDSRSLGWVAERDIVGRVGGSASGGAEG comes from the coding sequence ATGAAGAAAGAGAAGTCTGAGAAGAGGAAACCCGGCGGCGCGGAACCCGAAAGGGAGCGCGTCTTTGTGCCCGCCTGGATGACCTACGCGGGCGTCGCCGCCGTGGCCGCCGGCCTCTGGCTGATGCAGCGGGGCAACACGGGCGTTCCGGGCACCTCCGAGGGCATGTGGTATTCCGGGGCCGTGGTCACCGCCCTGGGCGCGGTCGGCTGGCTGACGGCGGGCATGACCTGGCGGCAGACCGTTGAATGGACCCGCGGCGGCCTGATCGCCCTCGCGCTGGCCCTGGCCTTCCGCTGGGCCGTCGCCGAGCCCTACCGCATCCCCTCGGGTTCCATGGAAACCACCCTGCTCGGCGATCCGGGCTTCGGCAAGGGTGACCGGGTCTGGGTCAACAAGTGGGTCTACGGCATCCGCGTGCCCTTCATGAACAAGCGCCTCTATTACGGCAGCCCCCCGCAGCGCTGGGACATCGTCGTCTTCAAGACTGTCGAGAAGGACGCCGTTTTTAAAACGCTGGTCAAACGCATCGTCGGCATGCCCGGCGAGCGCATCCAAATCCGCAACGGGACGGTGTATGCCGATGGAAAACCGCTGACGCCGCCTCCGGGCATGCCGGAGGACCTTTTCTACACCGCGCCGTTTGAGGGGCGCTACGGCGTCCTCCCCGGCGACGAGTATTCCATGGTCCCGGAGGGGCACTACCTGCTGCTGGGCGACAACAGCGCGCACAGCCGCGACGGACGCTGGTTCGGATGGGTCCCCAATGAGCACCTCGTGGGGCGCGTCGCCTGCATCTGGTGGCCGCCCCCCCGCTGGCGCGATTTCACGGGCTTCTCCGGCACCCTCTGGTGGCGCGTCTCCGCGACGCTGGTCGTGCTGCTGACCCTGGTTCGCCTGCTGGTGGGCCGCCCCGTGACCGCTCCGACGGCCGGCGGGGGGCAGCGGTGGCGCTTTGCCCTCGCCCTGGCCTATGGGTTCCGGGTGCCGCTCAGCCGCCTCTGGCTGCTGCGGTGGGCGCGCCCCCGGCGGGGCGACCTGGTGCTGGCGTCGGCGGTGGCCGACAAGAGCCAGGAGGTCTCCTTCACCGGATGGGTCGCCGCGCTGCCCGGCGAGCGGGTCGCCCTGGAGGACGGCCGTCTGCTGGTGAACGGAAAAGAGCGTCCGCTCCCCGTGCCGGCCCTGACGGCCGAGGACGCCGCGGCGGCCCCCTACGGGCGGCTGCGCGCCCCGGAGTACGCCCAGGTTCCCGAGGGGCACTACTTCCTGCTCGCACCCGTCAAGGCCGGGGAGCAGGGCGACAGCAGGTCCCTGGGCTGGGTGGCGGAGCGGGACATTGTCGGCCGGGTCGGCGGGTCCGCCTCCGGCGGGGCGGAGGGATAG
- a CDS encoding cupin domain-containing protein: protein MDDTRAYVKVNVEEQDQERSICGFRQRILKKEDGAPASITRLRTDHAQPHWHRRTDEYYFILNGEGVIIIDGEEVPVRQGDCVWIRPGHVHQSVGDLESLIIGVPPFDYDDVVTDPPSGADR, encoded by the coding sequence ATGGACGACACGCGCGCATACGTGAAGGTCAATGTCGAGGAACAGGACCAGGAGCGCAGCATCTGCGGGTTCCGGCAGCGCATTCTCAAGAAGGAGGACGGGGCCCCTGCAAGCATCACCCGCCTGCGGACGGACCACGCGCAGCCCCACTGGCACCGCCGCACGGACGAGTATTACTTCATTCTGAATGGGGAGGGCGTGATCATCATTGACGGCGAGGAGGTTCCGGTGCGCCAGGGGGACTGCGTGTGGATACGGCCGGGGCATGTGCACCAGTCCGTCGGCGACCTGGAGTCGCTGATTATCGGGGTGCCGCCGTTTGATTATGATGACGTGGTGACGGATCCCCCCTCCGGCGCGGACCGCTGA
- a CDS encoding PIG-L family deacetylase, with protein sequence MNILCAGAHPDDAEFYAGGSMIRWAAAGHRVTAVSLTNGDAGHHETPLPELAVRRRAEALEAARRGGYEAVTWDVHDGELMPTLELRREMVRLIRRCRADVVLCHRPYDYHPDHRYTGVLVQDAAFMVTVPHVCPEEPALETNPVFLYMTDPFSREAPFQADLAVPIDCVDEAKWRLLDAMPSQFYEWLPWLEHRLDEVPPANAPEARFAWLQQFHGPVLDEMFAPHRAVLERIHGAAAAGVRRFEVFGVCGYGRSPGDEEVRALCLCGAPPA encoded by the coding sequence ATGAACATCCTGTGCGCGGGCGCGCATCCGGACGACGCCGAGTTCTACGCGGGCGGGTCCATGATCCGGTGGGCCGCCGCCGGGCACCGGGTGACGGCGGTTTCGCTGACCAACGGCGACGCGGGCCACCACGAGACCCCCCTTCCGGAGCTGGCCGTCCGCCGCCGTGCGGAGGCGCTGGAGGCCGCGCGCAGGGGCGGCTATGAGGCCGTGACGTGGGACGTGCATGACGGGGAGCTCATGCCCACCCTGGAGCTGCGCCGGGAAATGGTGCGGCTGATCCGGCGCTGCCGCGCGGACGTGGTGCTCTGCCACCGGCCCTACGACTACCATCCGGACCACCGCTACACGGGCGTCCTGGTTCAGGACGCGGCGTTCATGGTCACGGTGCCCCATGTGTGCCCCGAGGAGCCCGCGCTGGAGACCAACCCGGTGTTCCTCTACATGACCGACCCCTTCTCGCGGGAGGCGCCGTTTCAGGCGGACCTGGCAGTGCCCATAGACTGCGTGGACGAGGCCAAGTGGCGTCTGCTGGATGCCATGCCGTCGCAGTTCTACGAGTGGCTTCCCTGGCTGGAGCACCGGCTGGACGAGGTGCCCCCGGCCAACGCGCCGGAGGCGCGCTTCGCCTGGCTTCAGCAGTTCCACGGCCCTGTGCTTGACGAGATGTTCGCCCCCCACCGCGCCGTTCTGGAGCGGATCCACGGCGCCGCGGCCGCGGGGGTGCGGCGTTTCGAGGTGTTCGGTGTCTGCGGTTACGGCCGGAGCCCGGGCGACGAGGAAGTGCGGGCACTGTGCCTGTGCGGCGCCCCTCCGGCATGA
- the queA gene encoding tRNA preQ1(34) S-adenosylmethionine ribosyltransferase-isomerase QueA, translating into MNVADLDYALPEELIAQHPCPDRDGSRLLVVDRATGTLTEDVYRNVAAWLRPGDCMTLNDTRVIRARLHGHKESGGAVEIFLLREEAPGVWAALVRPSAKVRPGAAVLLPGGIRAEVLEPLPNGQRRVRFDRPDVVETLERIGEIPLPPYIHRDTQEAGDAVRYQTVFARTPGAVAAPTAGLHLTPEVFAALDAKGVRRAHLTLHVGYGTFKPITAERLEDHRVDPEDFEFPEDTAELLNATRAAGGRVMAVGTTATRVLETQWRDGRFHAGAGQTTTYIHPPHTFRGVDILQTNFHLPKSSLLALVCAFAGRDLTMDAYAHAVRNRFRFYSYGDVMLIL; encoded by the coding sequence ATGAACGTCGCCGACTTGGATTATGCCCTTCCCGAGGAGCTGATCGCGCAGCATCCCTGCCCGGACCGGGACGGATCGCGCCTGCTGGTGGTGGACCGCGCCACGGGAACCCTCACCGAGGATGTCTACCGCAATGTCGCCGCGTGGCTTCGTCCCGGCGACTGCATGACCCTCAACGACACCCGGGTCATCCGCGCGCGGCTGCACGGCCACAAGGAGAGCGGCGGCGCGGTGGAGATATTCCTGCTGCGGGAGGAGGCCCCCGGCGTATGGGCCGCCCTCGTGCGCCCGTCGGCCAAGGTGCGCCCCGGGGCTGCGGTCCTGCTTCCGGGGGGCATCCGCGCCGAGGTGCTGGAGCCGCTCCCCAACGGGCAGCGCCGGGTCCGCTTTGACCGGCCCGACGTGGTGGAGACCCTGGAGCGGATCGGCGAGATTCCCCTGCCCCCCTACATCCACCGGGACACGCAGGAGGCGGGCGACGCGGTCCGCTACCAGACCGTGTTCGCGCGGACGCCCGGCGCGGTGGCCGCGCCGACGGCGGGGCTCCACCTGACCCCCGAGGTCTTCGCCGCCCTCGACGCGAAGGGGGTGCGGCGGGCGCATCTCACGCTGCATGTGGGCTACGGCACCTTCAAGCCCATCACGGCGGAGCGGCTGGAGGACCACCGGGTGGACCCGGAGGACTTCGAGTTTCCGGAGGACACGGCGGAGCTTCTGAACGCAACCCGCGCGGCGGGCGGCCGGGTAATGGCGGTAGGCACCACGGCCACCCGCGTGCTGGAGACGCAGTGGCGCGACGGGCGCTTCCACGCCGGGGCCGGCCAGACCACCACCTACATCCATCCCCCGCACACCTTTCGGGGCGTGGACATCCTCCAGACCAACTTCCACCTGCCCAAGTCGAGCCTGCTGGCGCTGGTCTGCGCCTTCGCGGGGCGCGACCTGACCATGGACGCCTACGCCCACGCCGTCCGCAACCGTTTCCGCTTCTACTCCTACGGGGACGTGATGCTCATTCTGTGA
- a CDS encoding cardiolipin synthase — translation MAQLALEHLLTISGFLLAVVLAVRVLQERRQPGGTLAWLMAIILIPYVGVPLYLLIGGRKVRRAARKKAVLYTGDPPAPSGGEGESGAGGVWGPGVPPPRSGNTVDMHFNGETAFWRLMGMIEEAEKSLHVMTFILGREETGKALTRVLARKAAEGVEVRLLLDSLGSIWASGAFLRPVIEAGGRVATFMPVLPVQRRWSANLRNHRKIVVADHRVAMVGGMNLASAFMGPTPDPRRFVDMASFLEGPAVADIERVFLSDWYYATNEELELPDAADAAEGPGPSRIQVVASGPDVPEDTFNDALLGAVMDARRRIWLVTPYFIPDEAFLKPLEVKARGGKDVRVVVPLRSNHRLADIARGPSLRALVRAGGKVYGYPGRMVHAKAMIFDHTLAITGTPNLDMRSLYLNYEIALFHHTRGEVDRVASFFSGLEKGSVPLGEKPVSPSRAWAEQLCHLISPLL, via the coding sequence ATGGCGCAGCTGGCGCTTGAGCATCTGCTGACCATCAGCGGCTTTCTGCTCGCCGTGGTGCTTGCCGTGCGCGTGCTGCAGGAGCGCCGCCAGCCCGGCGGCACCCTCGCCTGGCTCATGGCCATCATCCTCATCCCCTATGTGGGCGTGCCGCTCTACCTCCTTATCGGCGGCAGAAAGGTACGCCGGGCCGCCCGCAAGAAGGCGGTCCTCTACACCGGCGACCCGCCCGCCCCCTCCGGCGGGGAGGGGGAATCCGGCGCCGGGGGCGTGTGGGGGCCAGGGGTGCCGCCCCCGCGTTCCGGGAACACCGTGGACATGCACTTCAACGGGGAGACCGCCTTCTGGCGGCTCATGGGCATGATCGAGGAGGCGGAAAAGTCCCTCCACGTCATGACCTTCATCCTCGGCCGGGAGGAAACCGGCAAGGCGCTGACCCGCGTCCTCGCGCGGAAGGCCGCCGAGGGGGTGGAGGTCCGCCTGCTGCTGGACTCCCTCGGGAGCATCTGGGCGAGCGGGGCCTTCCTCCGGCCCGTGATCGAGGCGGGCGGGCGCGTGGCCACCTTCATGCCCGTGCTGCCCGTGCAGCGCCGGTGGTCGGCCAACCTCCGCAACCACCGCAAAATCGTCGTGGCGGACCACCGCGTCGCCATGGTGGGCGGCATGAACCTCGCCTCGGCCTTCATGGGCCCCACGCCCGACCCGCGCCGCTTCGTGGACATGGCCTCCTTCCTGGAGGGGCCCGCCGTCGCGGACATCGAGCGGGTCTTCTTGAGCGACTGGTACTACGCCACCAACGAGGAGTTGGAGTTGCCCGACGCGGCGGACGCCGCCGAGGGACCCGGACCGTCCCGCATCCAGGTGGTGGCCAGCGGGCCGGACGTGCCGGAGGACACGTTCAACGACGCGCTCCTGGGCGCGGTCATGGACGCCCGCCGGCGGATCTGGCTGGTCACGCCCTATTTCATCCCCGATGAGGCGTTTCTCAAGCCGCTCGAGGTGAAGGCGCGGGGGGGAAAGGACGTGCGGGTCGTGGTGCCGCTGCGGTCCAACCACCGCCTCGCCGACATCGCCCGCGGCCCCTCGCTGCGCGCCCTCGTCCGCGCGGGCGGAAAGGTCTACGGGTACCCGGGCCGCATGGTGCACGCCAAGGCCATGATCTTCGACCACACCCTCGCCATCACCGGAACCCCCAACCTCGACATGCGCAGCCTCTACCTCAACTACGAGATCGCCCTGTTCCACCACACGCGCGGCGAGGTGGACCGCGTGGCGTCGTTCTTCTCCGGCCTGGAGAAGGGGAGTGTGCCGCTGGGGGAAAAGCCCGTAAGCCCCAGCCGCGCCTGGGCGGAGCAGCTCTGCCACCTCATTTCGCCGCTGCTGTGA